Genomic DNA from Euwallacea similis isolate ESF13 chromosome 11, ESF131.1, whole genome shotgun sequence:
ACATTGACTGGCGAGCGTAAAACACTAACTATTGTGTCACTGTTTCGTAAAATCATctataaaacatttataaaaaagaaatgaaagtaCCTATCAGCTAAAGTTAgtcgtaaaaaatatttcactcCACGCGCTGGAATTTGTGTTTAAGAAGGCTCTCTTATTGTGCCAGCCTTACCTACGACTAACTCTGAAATCTTGCTGGGTACCCCTTCAAAACACTATATTTAGGTCTTCTGATGAATATTTCATGTAAGTCATGACGCAACGACACCCGTTGACCAAGTCCATGCCGCCAGGCCAACATTACACCACCCATAACGGGCTAAGTTAACAAATCATACTTATTCTGCTAtaaacttttatcaaaaatagcACCAAATTCAACCTCTAACTTAATATGTCTATTTTTCTACCTTAATTTTCTCTCTTCTAGGGTATCATCACCCTGGCCCTCCTAATGGCTGGTGATGTCTACGCCCTCATCACCTACGTTCAATTCGTAGAAGCCCTCTTTATCACCATAAGTGTCTTAGGTCTCCTCTACATGCGCTACAAGATGCCAAACGCCAAGAGGCCCATTAAAGTCAACTACATGCTACCGATAACTTTCCTGATCATCTGCGCCTTTCTGGTCATATTCCCTTGTCACGAAAGTCCGGTAGAAGTTGGAGTTGGTGTAGCCATAGTATTCCTGGGAATTCCTGTGTACATGGTGACCATATGGTGGCAAAACAAACCCAAATGGTTGCAGAGGTTGTTTGACGACTTCAATGATGGTTGTGCCAAGTTGTTCATGTGCATACCTGAAGAAGTTCGTGAAAACTGTGATTAAATGGAATAATTATACGGGGtataacatatcatcatggagatatttcagggagtgatagtataataataaaaaaatgttaatagacCTGTGGTCAAgaacgcaccattttcgatatacagagtggtaaagtttcacattttttctcatatttcgcatttttttaaaatttcgtacacttatattttctttaagactctctgcaacaaaatgtcaaaatcgtcaGTAGCTATATTATTCAGGCTGTCTTTTTTTTGAGACTCCTTGTATGAATTCTGACACCAAATTTGAATTCCTTCTTcgattctttagcttttttggTCTCTTTCAgtattttcgcattttttattgctttcgtagaatttgcaaaaatatctatcgatgcaaattaagaaaatccaTCCTACATATTCCGGTTTGTAATCTAGGACGCCATGGCTGAAGTTCggccattttaataattttttgatttttgatattttacattttcaaaaatttaactctaggcatacgtgagaaaaaaacaaaatattaaaaaaatgtgaaactttgccactctgtatattaaaaatggtgcgtttttgaccatgggtctctcaacatttttaaaattattttgcagagaaCTATCGCTTCTTAACATATCTCCataatgatatgttacaccctgtatagtggtAAAGAAAGGGAAAATTAGGACTTTCATTGACTTTGACAACATAGGGATCTGATGTTGGGGAGGACGACAAAATGACGCTTATATTGaactatttattaaatttctcaaagtGACTTAAAGTATAGTTGTAATTAGagatattttgtaatatttctgtTGCTTGGGTCAATCCTGCAGGGCTTTTGCTTCCAAAAGGCCCATATAAGTTCTGATCCAACTTcaaagaaaatcaattccGGATCATTAAAAACAGTCTGAAATATGTGCTCGTGGAGTCCCGACCGGTGCATTGCGCACATTTCTCACTGTTTCTAACGGTCTGGATGGATTTAcctctttattaaaatactcCAATAGTATCTTCTCCAGTGGAGATATTATTATCtcgaataatatttttccattatttaattatattattagttCTAAGTATACCTATTGTATAAGGTAActttaagtatttttcttaagtttttgttaacaattaaCTTATCTACCGAGTGAGCAGCTTCAAACTCTCTGAATTTGCAGATATTTCTAGTACAAAAATCCTTCGTACAAATTGCATAATTGTAGTCATGTGACATCTGAAAGTGTTGCTTTAATTCTTTGATTTGACTGTAATAAGATTAAATGAGGCATTGTTGCTATATGCGGTTGAGTGGCTTTGTTTACTAAAGTGAATAATGATAAGGTTTgtataatacaattttacacgttatttattttaactccTAACTGAtttcaatggaaaataaactggaaaataacTGTACAAAACTGACTGGTTAGTCGACATTTGTAATAATATTTAGTATCTGCAACCATTGTAGGTAAATGGGCAAGTATCTGCTTAGAAATATTGCTTACCCCCGTATTCTCCATAGGTTCCCAAGCCGAGCTTAAGTATAAGCATGGCTTAAATCGCCAGTTCTGCACGTAAAATTGTCAACTTAAGCTCCAGTTGTCTATTTATATGAGACGTACGCATCACTACTTACTTGAAAAACGGTCACTATTTACCCAGTAGAAATagatttcaatgaaaatacgtaatttttaaaattttgacaaataaaataatatttttttaattcaaaaccGTTCGAACGGGTTTCATTTCATTCGTAACTAGTTACATAATGAGAGATGGTACCCCCATTGTATAATCCAACAACAATGGTTGCTGTAGTTTTACAGATTCAGGGTGCATCTTGAATGTATTGAAAAGTAGGTAGGGTTTCGCGCATTCACCAATGTAATAATTTCGCCGATGGTGTTCATACAGGATGCAATTTATATTGGGCAATATGTCGTCTGTCGATGCCCACTTAGGCCTGGCCTTAGTAAATCTGGTTctctgggcgaaatttttaatcaccggTCCCTTACCCCAAAAAAACACTGCCAACCAGGAAATTTCGCTACCCTGGGCCGTGGCCCAACCCTACCTTCCCATGAGGTCAGCATGGTGTCCACTgtacctaatatttttttctatactTGTTGCTGATAAGTAACTGATTTAAGGGATCAATTTTTAGCTCCGTGTGTATCATATTTACGCAGTATTAACTAGATTTgagtatatttttcaaagctCCAAATCTGCTAATATGATGTAAAGGTTGAAATGATAACGCATCTAATTCCCAAGCACCGTTTATGTCAGGTACAAAATAATATCACCAGCAAATTCTCCTTAATAAGTATGTAATGTTACACTTAGATCAAATAGTTGCTACTAACGACGAAAATCCTAAATGCGTTTTAAACGTAACATCAGTCTTCCATGGTAAAACGAATTATGAGGTAGATAGAAAATCGGTATAAACCCCTATTACTATTGCAATTATTAATTCCAAGTTGCAATAAAATTACCGGGCGCATGCTCAAAGACTGAGCATGCACTGGTTAAGGGAAGGATTAAGACAATCAGCTCAGCAAAAACTTCGACGAAACGATCAGAAGAGAAAAAGATCAACCGATGAGGACAGTTCATGTACGAATTGTGTGCCAGTTTTCTTGCAACTTGCAACTAAAACTTGCAATGTGTAATAGGCCATTAAGTActaaattgcatcaaattaaGCCGATAGATGCCCAGATTAGTCAACGTAATGACGGTTGCAATATTCGGCAATTCTCTCGCATGCCTCTTCTAAAACTTCTTTCGGAACTGACAGTACAATCCTCATGAATCCAGGTATTTGGAAACactgaaacataaaaattgaattaggAAGCTAGGCAAAAGACAATTTATAATCAATCTATTGACTATCCGTATAGCAAGAtagcaatttaattttaaaatggaacaacATACACAAGGTTCCAGAAAAtcgcaaacaaaaatatatataccaCGTTTCTCAGGTGAAAATACACCGATTTAGCTCaatgtttaaaattgcttCGTTTTCGCCATAGAGAGTTTCAaagttgattaaaaaaatattgttttcttatATAGTGCGACATATAAAGTACAGATCATATGGGATTTTTATATTCTTGAATTTAGGTAAATTTGGGCTTTGCTCCCCAATTCTGGTtcgaacattatttaaaatggcatttaaatcaaataacaAATGACCGACtataacatttaaattgcaacttttttaacgaaaaaaaaatgtcttacttattttttgaatttaatgtaatttcttATCATTTTTTGAAGCACAACCAGaaggcaaaattaaaatttatataaatttatgaataaaaaaatctaattgaTGCGCAGTTTATATGTGAAACTGAATGCTTTTGAAAGGTCTTCTTTTCGGTATCTACGCGAGAAATACACTACGAAAGTATTCCTGCGACTACGGGCCGGGCTGTGTCAAAGagtatttaaaattggataaaTTTAATCGTAATCTTTTTATGAGTAGcaattctattatttttcttttttcagcccatagttaatattttttcaatttgttaaaatctCTTCTTTTATCCACAAATATCGAATCGTTTTAGAgcaaattagatatttttaaattattagtgAGAACTACATTTTCACTACTAATTTTCATTAACCTGAACTTAAAAgtcaaaatgttattaaattttgaacaattattaaataaaggtaattaatttacatttttttttgttgatgtATTATCGACGAGAAATCGAGTCGATCGCAATCAGATTGAATCTCTTGATATACGGGGAGTCTATGTCTAAATCACagtctacatttttttatttagcaaGTAATTTCTTCGTCTGAAAccacttttaattaaagtatCTCTAGACTCATAGATTCACCTCTCCAGGCAGACAAAATACAGATTCTTCCTCCATCATCTTCTTGCAGAATTCCAAGCCACTCTCAAAATTTGGGAAGTGTCTCATGTCAATCTCCACCACCATATACATGGCACCTTCCGGCATGAAAGGTATCAAACCtttgatttttccaaaacgaTCAAAGGCCACCTGCGCGTTTGCAGCCAATATCTGCATAACTTTCTGGTGGAATGATGAGGGCGTTTGCAGAATTGCTGGCAAAGCTGCCTGAAGATTAAGAATTCAACTActgtttttattaagaaatcaaCAGACTTTAACCTGCACTAAAGTATTGCTTCCAATAATCCTCTGGCTTAAACTGACCAGGGACTTCCTGACATGTTCAAATGCCCCAATTTCATCGTGAACAGCTATCCAGCCTAGTCTCCAGCCTGGGACCAAGAATCGTTTGGCCAGACCACCACAAACCAGAATTGGTACCTCGGAATGTAAGGCTGCAGTGGATGTGAACTTTTTGCCTGGAAACACTAAACGATCGTAGATTTCATCTGCAATAACTGGAACTCGATGCCTAAAACCATAGAGTTTCAACTACATTTTTGTAACTTCCTATCTCCAATAGTACTTGTGagcaatttccaaaatattcctTAAATGCTCCTCTCTGTAATTCGATCCACATGGATTAGATGGGTTGTTGAGGATAATAGCAGCAGTGCTGCTATCAATTTGAGTATCCAGATGGTCCAAATCAACTTCCCAGTTATTCTCGGGAATAAGGTTGTA
This window encodes:
- the Tat gene encoding tyrosine aminotransferase is translated as MLDKLIKSSDIFIDSAKPNLIELGKRHLWKVEPTSVAKNCKNVIRDVVENLDLQPNPEKPVIALSLGDPTIYGNLKPSSETTKAMINVLEEGNANGYNAGVGSEIARKAVAEYLSFDGVQYQPKDIILCSGCSCSLELCITALADPIRGHNILMPRPGFSIYQTIAGCFGVEVKYYNLIPENNWEVDLDHLDTQIDSSTAAIILNNPSNPCGSNYREEHLRNILEIAHKHRVPVIADEIYDRLVFPGKKFTSTAALHSEVPILVCGGLAKRFLVPGWRLGWIAVHDEIGAFEHVRKSLVSLSQRIIGSNTLVQAALPAILQTPSSFHQKVMQILAANAQVAFDRFGKIKGLIPFMPEGAMYMVVEIDMRHFPNFESGLEFCKKMMEEESVFCLPGECFQIPGFMRIVLSVPKEVLEEACERIAEYCNRHYVD